Below is a genomic region from Chromatiaceae bacterium.
TTGGCACTTTCATCGGTCTGCTACCGGGCGTAGGCGGCAGTGCGGCATCAGTCCTCTCCTACACCCAACAGAAGAACTTCTCGCGACATCCGGAGAGAATGGGCACCGGCGAACCGGAAGGCGTTGTCGCCTCCGAGGCAGCCAACAATGGACTGACCGGGGGTGCTTTGATTCCATTGTTGTCGCTCGGCATCCCCGGCGACAGCACCACGGCCGTACTCATCGGTGCGTTCACCCTTCAGGGTGTGCAGGTAGGGCCGTTGTTCATCGGCGAGAATCCGGCGACATGGGACACGATGATGGTCGCACTCGTGTTCGCCAACCTCGTAATGTTTGCGCTGATGTTTTTCGCAATCAAATACATCGCGCGTGTCGTCATGGTGCCAAAGTACATCCTGTACCCAATCATCATGATGATGTGCGTCGTCGGTGCCTATGCCATCAATTACGGTGTGATGTTCGACGTATGGACGCTGTTGCTGTTCGGTATCGGCGGCTACTTGGCGACCAAGGTCGGGATCGAAGTGGCCCCGCTCGTGATTGGATTCATCCTCGGCGGTCAGGCGGAAGTCTACTTTGTGAAGTCCCTCGAATCCTTCGGCACACTGTCGATCTTCTTCACCAAGAGCCCGATTGCCGTCGTGCTTTGGGTACTGATCTTCATCTCGATCGGCTTTTCCGTATACCAGGCGATCAAAGCGGCGCGTGTGCGACGCTCGCGCAATGGTGATCCATCGTGACCGCACCATGACCCTTATCCTGGCAGGCTCGTCGCGTCGCGGGGGAACCGGATGAAAGGCGCCAAGATCCGTATCCAATGGCCGACTGGCTGTATCACGGCCAGCCTGCGAGATACGCCAACTGTACGAACGCTGCTGCCTGCTCTGCCGATGCACTGTCAGGCCAACACCTGGGGCGACGAAGTGTATTTCAGCGTGCCCTTCTCCGCCCAGGCCGAGCCCGATGCCGCGGTCGTCGTCGATAGGGGTTCCGTATGCTTCTGGCTCGAAGGCGACGCGCTCGCGCTACTGTTCGGCCCGACGCCGGTCTCGACTGGCGACGAGTGCCGCTTGATCAGTGCGGCGAACATCGTAGGCCGAATCGATGGTGACCCTGAGGTACTCCGTACCGTCGTCGCAGGCGACCCGATAATCGTCGAACGCGCCTGAGGTCACATGCCTTACCGCCAAACCCCCATGGAGACTGCTCGATGACTTCAGTGACCGCACTCTCGATCAAGGTCGATGAGCGTGACAACGTCGCGATCATCGTGAACGGCGACGGTGCGCGCGCCGGAAGCCGGTTGACCGATGGGACGGAACTGCTGCACGACGTACCGCAGGGTCACAAGGTTGCTCTGCAATACATCGCACGCGGACAGGCGATCGTGCGCTACGGAGAGACCATCGGATTTGCACTGGATGACATCGCCCGTGGCAGTTGGATCGATGAGAACATGCTGCGCCTCCCAGAAGCACCGGCACTCGCATCACTCCCGCTCTCGACGCGTCGCACCGTGCGCTCGGATCCACTGGAGGGCTATACCTTCGAAGGGTATCGAAATCCGGACGGCAGTGTCGGCACGAAGAACGTACTGGCCATCTCCACCAGCGTGCAGTGCGTTGCCGGAGTCGCCGAGCATGTCGTCAGCCGCATCAAGTGTGAACTGTTGCCCCACTATTCGAATGTCGACGACGTCGTCGCATTGACCCACAGTTACGGATGTGGCGTCGCCATCAATGCACCGGCGGCCGTCGTGCCGATTCGTACCCTGCAGAACCTCGTGCGCAATCCCAACTTCGGCGGCGAAGTCATGGTGGTCGGCCTCGGCTGCGAGAAATTGCAGCCGCAGCGACTGGTTCCACCGCCCATCCCGCCGGGTCAGACCGGCGACGCGACCGCGGCCGCCGCAGTGCTATCCCTCCAGGACGCGGCCTTCGTCGGGTTTGGCGCTATGGTCGACGGCATCATGCAGGCGGCCGCGCGCCACCTTGCGAAGCTCGACCAGCGACGGCGCGAAACCTGCCCGGCAGCCGACTTGGTGGTGGGTGTGCAGTGTGGTGGCAGTGATGCGTTCTCGGGTTTGACGGCCAACCCGGCGGTGGGGTTTGCAGCAGACCTTGTCGTGCGTGCGGGCGGCAGTGTGATGTTCTCGGAGGTCACCGAGGTGCGCGACGCAATTCATCTGCTCGCTCCGCGAACAATCGACGAGGAGACCAGCCGGGCCCTGTTACGCGAAATGGCGTGGTACGACGCCTACCTGAGCCGCGGCGAAGCCGACCGCAGCGCCAACACCACCCCCGGCAACAAACGTGGTGGACTGGCGAACATCGTCGAGAAGGCGATGGGCTCGATCGTCAAATCGGGCACAAGCCCAATCGTCGACGTGATCGGACCGGGAGAACGGTTGCGGCGCAAGGGCCTCACGTTCGCGGCCACGCCAGCGAGTGACTTCATCTGCGGCACTCTGCAGCTTGCAGCCGGCATGAACCTGCATGTATTCACGACCGGCCGCGGCACCCCGTATGGCCTGGCGGAAGTGCCGGTCATTAAGGTCGCGACCAACCGTCGCCTCAGTCGCCAGTGGCCCGACCTGATTGATCTGGACGCCGGACGCATCGCCACCGGTGAGGCCAGCATCGCCGACGTCGGTTGGGAGTTGTTTCATCTGATGCTCGACGTGGCAAGTGGCCGTCAGACGGTCGCAGCCGACCGCCTCGGTCTGCACAACGACCTGGTATTGTTCAATCCGGCACCGGTAACCTGAACTTCCACATGCCCAGGGCTGCTGCCGGGCGGTGTCGACACTCGCGATGACGGGAATTCTGGACAATCTGCAGTTCGCACTCTCGGTCACCGGCCCGATCATGTTGGTTCTGGTGATGGGTGTGTTGCTTGCCCGCTGGCACATCATCAACGACGCGTTCATCGACGCCGGCTCCAAACTGGTGTTCAACGTAACCCTACCGGCGTTGCTGTTCA
It encodes:
- the garD gene encoding galactarate dehydratase; translated protein: MTSVTALSIKVDERDNVAIIVNGDGARAGSRLTDGTELLHDVPQGHKVALQYIARGQAIVRYGETIGFALDDIARGSWIDENMLRLPEAPALASLPLSTRRTVRSDPLEGYTFEGYRNPDGSVGTKNVLAISTSVQCVAGVAEHVVSRIKCELLPHYSNVDDVVALTHSYGCGVAINAPAAVVPIRTLQNLVRNPNFGGEVMVVGLGCEKLQPQRLVPPPIPPGQTGDATAAAAVLSLQDAAFVGFGAMVDGIMQAAARHLAKLDQRRRETCPAADLVVGVQCGGSDAFSGLTANPAVGFAADLVVRAGGSVMFSEVTEVRDAIHLLAPRTIDEETSRALLREMAWYDAYLSRGEADRSANTTPGNKRGGLANIVEKAMGSIVKSGTSPIVDVIGPGERLRRKGLTFAATPASDFICGTLQLAAGMNLHVFTTGRGTPYGLAEVPVIKVATNRRLSRQWPDLIDLDAGRIATGEASIADVGWELFHLMLDVASGRQTVAADRLGLHNDLVLFNPAPVT